In Pseudomonas deceptionensis, a single window of DNA contains:
- a CDS encoding MFS transporter, protein MNRSNPSSTMELDHAPMADDVAMVYRKIAWRLLPFLVFLFVLAWIDRVNVGFAKLSMLQDLGFSEAVYGLGAGIFFIGYFFFEVPSNLLLEKIGARRTLARITIMWGLTSIAMAYVESAWSFYVLRFLLGAFEAGFFPGVVLYLTYWFPAAQRAKINGMFMTSFAIAGVIGGPLAGFIMSRMVGVGSLANWQWLFILEGIPSVIAGFLVLRYLPEKPANAKWLSPEQRKMVSDTIAREDKLPGKHSDLRSLIRYPKLWLCALVYFCLVSGNATIAFWTPSVIQSLGVTDTMNIGLLASIPFILGTVAMLWNGFHSDKTAERRLHCAMAALIAGLGLICTGLFIGNAVMALIALTVAAMGILAAFPVFWSIPGAFLAGTAAAGGIALINCIGNLAGFVAPYMIGWLKTLTGSLAAGLYLVAAFELLAGLLLLLCFKGIKVNK, encoded by the coding sequence ATGAACCGAAGCAACCCAAGTTCAACCATGGAGCTGGACCACGCGCCGATGGCAGACGACGTGGCGATGGTCTACCGCAAGATCGCGTGGCGCCTGTTGCCGTTTCTGGTGTTTCTCTTCGTACTGGCCTGGATCGACCGGGTCAACGTGGGCTTTGCCAAACTGTCCATGCTCCAGGACCTGGGCTTCAGCGAAGCCGTTTACGGGCTGGGGGCCGGGATATTCTTTATCGGTTACTTCTTCTTTGAAGTGCCCAGCAACCTGCTTCTGGAGAAAATCGGCGCCCGCCGCACTCTGGCGCGCATCACCATCATGTGGGGCCTGACGTCCATCGCCATGGCTTACGTCGAAAGCGCCTGGTCGTTCTACGTGTTGCGGTTTCTGCTGGGGGCCTTTGAAGCAGGCTTCTTCCCGGGTGTGGTGCTGTACCTCACCTACTGGTTCCCGGCGGCGCAGCGGGCAAAGATCAATGGCATGTTCATGACCTCCTTCGCGATTGCCGGCGTGATCGGCGGCCCGCTGGCCGGGTTCATCATGAGCCGCATGGTCGGGGTCGGCAGCCTGGCCAACTGGCAATGGCTGTTCATCCTCGAAGGTATCCCCTCGGTGATCGCAGGCTTCCTGGTGCTGCGCTATCTCCCGGAAAAACCGGCCAATGCCAAGTGGCTGAGCCCCGAACAGCGCAAGATGGTCAGCGACACGATTGCACGCGAAGACAAGTTGCCGGGCAAACACAGCGACCTGCGCTCACTGATTCGTTACCCCAAGCTATGGTTATGCGCGCTGGTGTACTTTTGCCTGGTCAGTGGCAACGCGACCATTGCGTTCTGGACCCCGTCTGTCATTCAGTCGCTGGGCGTCACAGACACCATGAACATCGGGCTGCTGGCCTCAATCCCTTTCATACTGGGCACTGTGGCCATGCTGTGGAACGGCTTTCACTCTGACAAAACGGCCGAGCGCCGACTTCACTGCGCGATGGCTGCCCTGATCGCCGGCCTGGGGCTGATCTGCACCGGCCTGTTTATCGGCAACGCCGTGATGGCACTGATCGCCCTGACGGTTGCGGCCATGGGCATCCTCGCCGCCTTCCCCGTGTTCTGGTCGATCCCCGGCGCATTTCTGGCCGGCACCGCCGCCGCGGGCGGTATCGCCTTGATCAACTGCATCGGCAACCTCGCAGGCTTTGTTGCGCCTTACATGATCGGCTGGCTGAAAACCCTCACCGGCAGCCTGGCCGCAGGCCTGTATCTGGTCGCAGCCTTTGAGTTGCTCGCAGGCTTGTTGCTGCTGCTGTGTTTCAAAGGGATCAAGGTCAACAAGTAA
- a CDS encoding amidase, whose protein sequence is MNTIAEFAQALAEGRTTSEALVTQALSRIEAHRAAGGVAYISVDADSARLAARASDLARASGYVPSPLAGLPVSIKDLFDVNGQVTAAGSRLLADAPPARHDALVVERLRAAGAILLGRTNMSEFAFSGLGLNPHFGTPLTPCAPDRIAGGSSSGAAVSVALGMAVAGLGTDTGGSIRIPAAFCNLTGFKPSASRVPMAGSFPLAASLDSVGALTRSVADCILLDQILSAEQLDTRAAPLAGLRLAVTRDLVLEQLDADVATAFERSLNLLAKAGACIRWFDFPELHELSRINAAGGLTAAEAWQGHRQWLEGDDSHRYDVRVAQRIRRGAAISAADYLDVRNERQRLISVARERLGDADAWLLPSVAVVAPKLADLAQDAAFFATNGLVLRNTSVINFLDGCALSLPCQRGDELPVGLSIAGLHGQDARVLQVSRAIEALLREHT, encoded by the coding sequence ATGAACACTATTGCCGAGTTCGCCCAAGCACTGGCTGAGGGCCGTACCACCAGTGAAGCGCTGGTCACCCAGGCGCTGAGCCGCATTGAAGCCCACCGCGCAGCCGGCGGGGTTGCCTATATCAGCGTTGACGCCGACAGCGCCCGGCTGGCGGCACGGGCCAGCGATCTGGCACGCGCCAGCGGCTATGTACCCTCGCCGCTGGCCGGGTTGCCGGTGTCCATCAAGGATTTGTTCGACGTGAACGGGCAAGTGACTGCAGCAGGCTCCCGGTTACTGGCCGATGCACCGCCCGCCCGCCACGATGCGCTGGTGGTCGAGCGCCTGAGGGCGGCCGGCGCGATTTTGCTGGGCCGAACCAACATGAGCGAGTTCGCCTTTTCCGGGCTGGGCCTGAACCCCCACTTCGGCACGCCACTGACGCCTTGTGCGCCCGACCGTATCGCTGGCGGCTCGAGCTCCGGCGCAGCGGTGAGTGTGGCACTGGGCATGGCCGTCGCCGGGCTCGGCACCGACACCGGCGGCTCGATCCGTATCCCGGCAGCGTTTTGCAACCTGACCGGCTTCAAACCCAGCGCCAGCCGCGTCCCCATGGCCGGTTCCTTCCCCCTGGCCGCCAGCCTGGATTCGGTAGGCGCACTGACACGCAGCGTCGCCGACTGCATCCTGCTCGACCAGATCCTCAGCGCCGAGCAGCTGGATACCCGCGCCGCACCGCTGGCCGGGCTGCGCCTGGCCGTCACCCGGGACCTGGTCCTCGAACAGCTCGATGCCGACGTGGCAACGGCCTTCGAACGCTCCCTGAACCTGCTCGCCAAGGCCGGTGCCTGCATACGCTGGTTCGATTTTCCGGAACTGCACGAGCTGTCGCGCATCAATGCGGCGGGCGGCCTGACCGCTGCCGAAGCCTGGCAGGGCCATCGGCAGTGGCTTGAGGGTGATGACAGCCACCGCTATGACGTGCGCGTCGCTCAACGCATTCGTCGCGGCGCGGCCATCAGTGCAGCCGACTACCTGGACGTGCGAAACGAACGCCAACGCCTGATCAGCGTGGCACGTGAGCGTCTGGGCGATGCGGATGCCTGGCTGCTGCCCAGTGTTGCGGTGGTTGCGCCGAAGCTGGCAGACCTGGCGCAAGACGCCGCGTTCTTCGCTACCAATGGCTTGGTGTTGCGCAATACCAGCGTCATCAACTTTCTTGACGGCTGCGCCCTGAGCCTGCCGTGCCAGCGCGGCGACGAGTTGCCGGTAGGGCTGTCGATTGCAGGCCTCCATGGGCAGGACGCCCGCGTGCTGCAAGTGTCTCGCGCTATCGAGGCCCTGTTGCGAGAACACACGTGA
- a CDS encoding DUF2848 domain-containing protein has product MTQLTFHVVGQGDHHASIKHLIIAGWAGRNSEAVEHHIAELEALGVRRPTQIPCFYRVSASLLNNAESIQVPGKDSSGETEFVLIPSEQGLLIGLGSDHTDRKVESYDVTVSKQMCDKPIAQQVWRYTEVQEHWDELVMRTWRVRDGVRALYQQGPVTNLLAPDTLLAKLNSKGSLPADTAMFCGTQSVIGELGYGEAFEMELFDPVLNRSLRHQYGVEPLPVAE; this is encoded by the coding sequence ATGACTCAATTGACCTTCCACGTCGTCGGCCAAGGCGACCACCACGCCAGCATCAAACACCTGATCATCGCGGGCTGGGCGGGGCGCAACAGCGAAGCAGTGGAGCACCATATTGCTGAACTCGAAGCGCTGGGCGTGCGCCGCCCGACTCAGATCCCGTGCTTCTACCGGGTTTCGGCCAGCCTGTTGAACAACGCCGAAAGCATTCAGGTACCGGGCAAGGATTCATCCGGCGAGACCGAGTTCGTGCTGATCCCCAGCGAGCAAGGGTTGCTGATCGGTCTGGGCTCGGATCACACCGACCGCAAGGTGGAAAGCTATGACGTCACCGTGTCCAAGCAGATGTGCGACAAGCCCATTGCACAGCAGGTGTGGCGCTACACCGAAGTTCAGGAACATTGGGATGAGCTGGTGATGCGCACCTGGCGCGTGCGTGACGGCGTGCGTGCGCTGTACCAACAGGGCCCTGTGACCAACCTGCTGGCCCCGGACACCCTGCTGGCAAAACTCAACAGCAAGGGCTCGCTGCCTGCGGACACTGCGATGTTCTGCGGCACGCAATCGGTGATCGGCGAGCTGGGTTATGGCGAAGCCTTTGAAATGGAACTGTTCGACCCTGTCCTCAACCGCAGCCTGCGTCACCAGTACGGTGTCGAACCACTGCCTGTCGCCGAGTAA
- a CDS encoding GntR family transcriptional regulator — MSEPIDFSSSRQTATAPKSAAQLRELAYAQIKQRIISCEYRPGDAINEAQLTAALGIGRTPIHQALHRLEVEGMVTIMPRKGVMVTALSLNDVLDMIEVRVSNEQLCVKLAVERAHDADIQAMRDILDQTPALLAKRDVTGLMSLDLQFHMSISAAAHNRVLAELLRNLHEKQARFWYLTLSENHHSERIYHEHLQILEALEQRDGNAAIAAIHHHIDDFRRAIMRTL; from the coding sequence ATGTCCGAACCTATCGATTTCTCCAGCAGCCGCCAGACCGCGACTGCTCCTAAAAGCGCAGCCCAGCTGCGCGAGCTGGCCTATGCGCAAATCAAGCAGCGCATCATCAGTTGCGAGTACCGCCCCGGCGATGCAATCAACGAAGCGCAACTGACCGCAGCACTGGGCATTGGCCGAACGCCGATCCATCAGGCGCTGCACCGCCTGGAAGTAGAAGGCATGGTCACGATCATGCCGCGCAAGGGCGTGATGGTGACGGCCCTGTCGCTCAACGATGTACTCGACATGATCGAAGTCCGCGTGAGCAACGAACAGCTCTGCGTAAAGCTTGCCGTAGAGCGGGCACACGACGCGGACATTCAGGCCATGCGCGACATCCTGGATCAGACCCCCGCCTTGCTGGCCAAGCGCGATGTGACCGGTTTGATGTCACTGGACCTGCAATTTCACATGTCGATTTCCGCTGCCGCGCACAACCGCGTGCTGGCCGAGTTGCTGCGCAACCTTCACGAAAAACAGGCGCGATTCTGGTACCTGACCCTGTCGGAAAACCACCACAGCGAACGCATCTACCACGAACACCTGCAAATCCTTGAGGCGCTGGAACAACGGGATGGCAACGCTGCCATCGCGGCCATCCATCACCACATCGACGATTTCCGCCGCGCCATCATGCGCACGCTTTAA
- a CDS encoding endonuclease/exonuclease/phosphatase family protein: MPRFLRRTVKGLLLISALLACLIYSVTWRPNAKEVLTLTCPITAPVLVPGQALKIMTWNIQYLAGKRYVFWYNLADGSGPDTRPTRDDMAFSLDEVSRVIRDERPDLVLLQEVDNNAKASAYQDQLALLQERLIDLYPCSTQAFTWKADFVPDRHIFGSVGRTLVTLSRYQIEHAERLQLPVAEANFISRQFQPKPALLVNYLPLNDGGQLAAINTQLDAPALNNSNLRQQMKAVAALADRLESQGTPWVIGGDFNLLPIGQFLRLPAPVRLGYSPDSELHLLWEKYPMIPSNPEATGIDRELWLTHFPNAQGTEEPDRTLDYLFYSPKLQRIEGYVRQEDTLTISDHLPVLGRFLLPAD, encoded by the coding sequence ATGCCACGTTTCCTGCGCCGCACCGTCAAAGGTTTGCTGTTGATCTCAGCGCTGCTGGCATGCCTGATTTACAGCGTTACGTGGCGCCCCAATGCCAAAGAAGTCCTGACTCTCACCTGCCCGATCACGGCCCCCGTGCTGGTACCCGGCCAGGCGCTCAAGATCATGACGTGGAACATTCAGTACCTGGCCGGCAAGCGCTATGTGTTCTGGTACAACCTGGCTGACGGCAGCGGCCCCGACACCCGCCCTACACGGGATGACATGGCCTTCAGCCTTGATGAAGTGTCACGGGTCATTCGTGACGAGCGCCCTGATCTGGTGCTGCTGCAAGAGGTCGACAACAACGCCAAGGCCAGCGCCTACCAGGATCAATTGGCCCTGTTGCAAGAGCGCCTGATCGACCTTTACCCGTGCAGTACACAAGCGTTTACCTGGAAGGCGGACTTTGTGCCCGACCGGCATATTTTCGGCAGCGTCGGACGCACACTGGTCACCCTCAGCCGCTACCAGATCGAACACGCCGAGCGACTGCAATTGCCCGTGGCCGAGGCCAACTTCATCAGCCGCCAGTTCCAGCCCAAGCCTGCACTGCTGGTCAACTACCTGCCGCTCAACGACGGCGGGCAACTGGCGGCGATCAATACGCAACTCGATGCCCCCGCCCTGAACAACAGCAACCTGCGCCAGCAAATGAAGGCCGTGGCGGCCCTGGCCGACAGGCTCGAAAGCCAGGGCACGCCGTGGGTGATCGGGGGGGATTTCAATTTACTGCCCATAGGCCAGTTCTTGCGCTTGCCCGCCCCCGTGCGGCTGGGCTACTCACCGGACAGCGAGTTGCACCTGCTCTGGGAAAAGTACCCGATGATCCCCAGCAACCCTGAAGCCACCGGCATCGACCGCGAATTGTGGCTGACCCACTTCCCCAACGCCCAGGGCACCGAAGAGCCCGACCGCACCCTCGACTACCTCTTCTACAGCCCGAAACTGCAGCGCATTGAAGGTTATGTGCGCCAGGAAGACACCCTGACCATCTCGGATCACTTGCCGGTACTCGGACGGTTTTTGTTGCCCGCGGACTGA
- a CDS encoding YciC family protein, translating into MNPLTVIRDSLYFFQRNLSQIVMLCLPLVILEAVLQHIVDNAVGPDPSPGYGLIVGLLLYPVYTAALILFLDARSRGESPRNRDLLAMALNLWPRFALLSAISTLLIVLGLSMFFIPGIFLTVVLAFSEYRLVLRGDAPLAAMKASFTLSRGHFWRIFVCILAVLGPLMLLKEFSYSLFVKEDNTLLSLVLDSANSFLQLFVSVVLFRLFMLLSEKSDK; encoded by the coding sequence ATGAATCCGCTGACTGTTATTCGTGACTCCCTGTACTTCTTCCAGCGCAATCTGAGCCAGATCGTAATGCTGTGCTTGCCGCTGGTCATCCTTGAGGCGGTGTTGCAGCACATCGTTGATAACGCCGTGGGCCCCGATCCGTCGCCAGGTTATGGCTTGATCGTCGGGTTGCTCCTGTACCCGGTGTACACCGCGGCCCTGATCCTGTTTCTCGATGCCCGCAGCCGGGGCGAAAGCCCGCGCAACCGTGACCTGCTGGCGATGGCCCTCAACCTGTGGCCCCGGTTCGCCCTGCTCTCGGCAATCAGTACATTGCTGATCGTGCTCGGGCTGTCGATGTTTTTTATCCCCGGTATTTTCCTGACCGTCGTACTGGCCTTTTCGGAGTACCGGTTGGTATTGCGCGGCGACGCTCCCTTGGCGGCCATGAAAGCGAGCTTCACCCTGAGCCGGGGTCATTTCTGGCGGATTTTCGTTTGCATACTGGCCGTATTGGGGCCACTGATGCTGCTCAAGGAGTTCAGCTACTCTCTGTTCGTCAAAGAGGACAACACGCTGCTCTCACTGGTACTGGACAGTGCCAACAGCTTTTTGCAGTTGTTTGTCTCTGTAGTTCTTTTCCGTTTATTTATGTTGCTTAGCGAAAAATCCGACAAGTAA
- a CDS encoding NYN domain-containing protein, with translation MKKIAVFADVQNLYYTVRQAYGCHFNYAALWADITKRGEIVEAYAYAIDRGDSKQQQFQQILRNLGFTVKLKPYIQRSDGSAKGDWDVGITIDIMDVAANVDEVVLASGDGDFDLLLERIASKHGVETVAYGVPGLTANSLIRAASRYVPIEGNLLLK, from the coding sequence GTGAAAAAAATTGCGGTCTTCGCGGATGTGCAGAACCTCTACTACACGGTTCGCCAGGCCTATGGCTGCCATTTCAATTACGCCGCCCTGTGGGCTGATATCACCAAACGCGGTGAGATCGTCGAGGCCTACGCCTACGCAATCGACCGGGGTGACAGCAAACAGCAGCAGTTTCAGCAGATCCTGCGCAACCTCGGCTTCACGGTAAAACTCAAACCCTATATCCAGCGCAGCGATGGCTCGGCCAAGGGCGACTGGGACGTGGGCATCACCATCGACATCATGGACGTTGCTGCCAATGTGGACGAAGTGGTGCTGGCTTCGGGTGATGGCGATTTCGACCTGTTGCTCGAACGCATTGCCAGCAAGCACGGGGTTGAAACCGTGGCCTATGGCGTGCCCGGCCTGACTGCCAACTCACTGATTCGCGCTGCCAGCCGTTACGTGCCGATTGAAGGCAATTTGCTGCTCAAGTAA
- a CDS encoding 3'-5' exonuclease: protein MERIAVIDFETTGISPSSSCRATEIAVVILERGHIVERYQSLMNAGVRVPGFIEQLTGISNAMLRTAPSAEQVMNEVNEFVGITPLLAHNAAFDQKFWDFEMGRIKRTRLQNFACSLLLARRLMPAAPNHKLGTLTTFADLPHTGQAHRAMADAEMAANLTAYLAQQLRQKHGLKELNHDLLCGLQKVPAAKVNEHLKRYRGF from the coding sequence TTGGAACGCATCGCGGTTATTGACTTTGAAACCACCGGCATCTCCCCGAGCAGCAGTTGCCGGGCCACCGAAATTGCAGTGGTGATTCTTGAGCGCGGGCATATTGTCGAGCGTTATCAAAGCCTGATGAACGCGGGCGTTCGCGTACCGGGGTTTATTGAGCAATTGACCGGCATCAGCAACGCCATGCTGCGCACCGCGCCTTCGGCCGAGCAAGTGATGAACGAGGTTAACGAGTTCGTCGGCATCACACCGTTGCTGGCCCACAACGCGGCCTTTGACCAAAAATTCTGGGACTTCGAAATGGGCCGCATCAAGCGCACCCGTTTGCAGAACTTCGCCTGTTCCTTGCTGCTGGCGCGACGCCTGATGCCGGCGGCGCCCAACCACAAGCTGGGCACTCTGACGACCTTTGCCGATTTGCCCCACACAGGGCAGGCTCACCGGGCCATGGCCGATGCGGAAATGGCGGCTAACCTGACCGCCTATCTGGCCCAGCAACTGCGTCAGAAGCACGGCTTGAAAGAGCTCAATCACGACCTGCTGTGTGGTTTGCAAAAAGTCCCGGCGGCGAAGGTCAACGAGCATCTGAAGCGTTATCGCGGGTTTTGA
- the yedA gene encoding drug/metabolite exporter YedA, producing the protein MPAARRFPLQLIGAFFALYVIWGSTYLAIRIGIESWPPLMMAGVRFLIAGSLMYAFMRWRGAPAPTAVQWRSAAMIGFLLLACGNGGVTLAEHSGVASGVAALAVATVPLFTLLFGYFWGARNTRLEWAGIALGLVGIGMLNLGSNLQASPIGAAMVIFAAAAWAFGSVWSRHLPLPAGPMASAAEMLTAGAMLLAASLLSGERMTQMPTAAGWGALIYLVFFGSIIAFSAYMYLLKNVRPAAATSYAYVNPAVAVMLGIAFAGESIGFEECLAMAVIISAVVLIGLPQWRKQKPV; encoded by the coding sequence ATGCCTGCCGCACGTCGTTTTCCGCTACAACTGATCGGTGCTTTTTTTGCCTTGTACGTGATTTGGGGCTCGACCTATCTGGCCATCCGCATTGGCATTGAATCCTGGCCGCCGTTGATGATGGCCGGGGTGCGGTTTCTCATCGCGGGCAGTTTGATGTATGCCTTTATGCGCTGGCGTGGTGCCCCCGCACCCACTGCCGTGCAGTGGCGTTCGGCCGCCATGATCGGCTTTTTGTTGCTGGCCTGCGGCAATGGTGGCGTGACCCTGGCCGAGCATTCGGGTGTGGCCTCCGGCGTCGCCGCGCTGGCGGTGGCCACCGTGCCGTTGTTCACCTTGCTGTTCGGCTACTTCTGGGGTGCACGCAACACCCGCCTCGAATGGGCGGGCATCGCCTTGGGGCTGGTCGGCATCGGCATGCTCAACCTGGGCTCCAACCTGCAAGCCAGCCCAATCGGCGCCGCGATGGTCATTTTTGCCGCCGCCGCCTGGGCGTTTGGATCGGTATGGAGTCGTCACCTGCCGCTTCCGGCCGGGCCAATGGCCAGTGCTGCCGAAATGCTCACCGCCGGAGCCATGCTGCTGGCAGCCAGCCTGCTCAGTGGCGAACGCATGACTCAAATGCCGACCGCCGCTGGCTGGGGCGCGCTGATCTATCTGGTGTTCTTCGGCTCGATCATCGCTTTCAGCGCCTATATGTATCTGCTGAAAAACGTGCGTCCGGCCGCAGCCACCAGCTACGCCTACGTCAACCCGGCCGTTGCGGTAATGCTGGGCATTGCATTCGCAGGCGAGAGCATCGGTTTTGAAGAGTGCCTGGCGATGGCGGTCATCATCAGCGCCGTGGTGTTGATCGGTTTGCCGCAGTGGCGCAAGCAGAAACCCGTGTGA
- a CDS encoding DEAD/DEAH box helicase: protein MTFATLGLIEPLLRALETLGYKTPTPVQAQAIPAVLAGRDLMAAAQTGTGKTGGFALPLLQSLTMEGPKVASNMVRALVLVPTRELAEQVHESIRQYAEHLPLSTYAVYGGVSINPQMMKMRKGVDVLVATPGRLLDLYRQKAIKFTQLQTLILDEADRMLDLGFTEELRDIYRVLPKKRQTLLFSATFSDAIRLLAEQMLDNPLSIEVSPRNVAASSVKQWIIPVDKKRKPELFLHLLRTQHWKQVLVFAKTRNGVDELVGKLQGLGINADGIHGDKPQATRQRALDRFKASEVQILVATDVAARGLDIEDLPLVINFDMPIVAEDYIHRIGRTGRAGQKGEAISFVCADEVNMLSAIEMLTRQTLPRHEEQDFEPEHRVPETDASGQVIKKPKKPKKPKTSGGGGKRNLGKWVDSGEAAPVEPSVKPVRKVPVFNTGPRKRKP from the coding sequence ATGACATTCGCCACCCTTGGCCTGATCGAACCCTTGCTGCGCGCCCTTGAGACGCTCGGCTACAAGACCCCAACCCCGGTTCAGGCCCAAGCGATCCCCGCAGTACTGGCTGGCCGCGACCTGATGGCAGCAGCCCAGACCGGCACCGGCAAAACCGGCGGCTTCGCGCTGCCGTTGCTGCAATCGCTGACCATGGAAGGCCCGAAAGTCGCCAGTAACATGGTGCGTGCACTGGTACTGGTGCCGACCCGCGAACTGGCCGAACAGGTTCACGAGAGCATCCGCCAGTACGCCGAGCACCTGCCGTTGAGCACCTATGCGGTGTACGGCGGGGTCAGCATCAACCCGCAAATGATGAAAATGCGCAAAGGGGTTGATGTCCTGGTTGCCACGCCGGGTCGTTTGCTCGATCTGTATCGTCAGAAGGCGATCAAGTTCACACAACTGCAAACCCTGATTCTTGACGAAGCTGACCGCATGCTTGACCTCGGTTTCACCGAAGAGCTGCGTGATATCTATCGAGTCTTACCGAAAAAGCGCCAAACCCTGCTGTTTTCGGCGACCTTTTCTGACGCGATTCGGCTGTTGGCCGAGCAGATGCTCGACAACCCGCTGAGCATCGAAGTCAGCCCGCGTAACGTGGCCGCCAGCAGCGTCAAACAATGGATCATCCCGGTCGACAAAAAGCGCAAGCCAGAGCTGTTTTTGCACTTGCTGCGCACCCAGCACTGGAAACAGGTGCTGGTATTCGCCAAGACCCGCAACGGTGTGGATGAGCTGGTGGGCAAGCTGCAAGGCTTGGGCATTAACGCGGACGGCATTCATGGCGACAAGCCCCAAGCCACGCGTCAACGTGCTCTGGACCGTTTCAAGGCCAGCGAAGTACAGATCCTGGTGGCGACCGATGTTGCCGCCCGTGGTCTGGATATCGAAGACCTGCCGCTGGTGATCAACTTCGACATGCCGATCGTGGCTGAAGACTACATTCACCGCATTGGTCGTACCGGCCGTGCCGGGCAGAAGGGCGAAGCGATTTCGTTTGTCTGTGCTGACGAAGTGAACATGTTGTCGGCAATCGAGATGCTCACCCGTCAGACCTTGCCGCGCCACGAAGAGCAAGACTTCGAGCCGGAGCACCGTGTGCCCGAGACAGATGCCTCGGGTCAGGTGATCAAAAAGCCGAAGAAGCCAAAAAAACCTAAGACCTCAGGCGGTGGCGGCAAGCGCAACCTGGGCAAGTGGGTGGATAGCGGCGAAGCGGCACCGGTCGAGCCATCGGTCAAGCCTGTGCGTAAAGTGCCTGTGTTCAACACCGGTCCGCGCAAGCGCAAGCCTTAA
- a CDS encoding TIGR03862 family flavoprotein has protein sequence MTDSTPSPSRHVAIIGGGPAGLMAAEVLSQAGVRVDLYDGMPSVGRKFLLAGVGGMNITHSEAYPAFLSRYAERAPHMAPLLRAFDADALCQWIHELGIETFVGSSGRVFPTDMKAAPLLRAWLKRLRESGVVIHTRHRWLGWQADGQLRIDSPEGEKQLKPDAVLLALGGGSWARLGSDGAWMPLLAERGVELAPLQPSNCGFDVAGWSEVLRSKFAGAPLKNIAIALEHSTPRLGECVITASGIEGSLIYAWSAPIREAINQQGEATILIDLLPNKPVDKVQAALAKPRGSRSMSKHLHSQLGLDGVKAALLRELAPAEHFNDPAQLAKAIKALALKLIKARPLDEAISSAGGVKFEAVDENLMLKALPGVFCAGEMLDWEAPTGGYLLTGCFASGRAAGLGVLSWLKAQH, from the coding sequence ATGACTGACTCCACTCCCTCCCCTTCCCGTCACGTCGCCATTATTGGCGGGGGCCCGGCCGGCTTGATGGCCGCCGAAGTGTTGAGCCAGGCAGGCGTTCGGGTTGATCTGTATGACGGCATGCCCTCGGTGGGCCGCAAGTTTTTGCTGGCCGGGGTCGGCGGCATGAATATCACCCACTCCGAAGCCTACCCGGCATTCCTGTCGCGCTACGCCGAGCGCGCGCCGCATATGGCGCCCCTGCTGCGCGCCTTCGATGCCGATGCGTTGTGCCAGTGGATTCACGAACTGGGTATCGAAACCTTTGTCGGCAGCTCGGGCCGGGTGTTCCCTACCGATATGAAAGCTGCGCCCCTGCTGCGCGCCTGGCTAAAACGTTTGCGCGAATCCGGCGTAGTTATCCACACCCGCCATCGCTGGCTGGGCTGGCAAGCCGATGGCCAGCTGCGCATCGACAGCCCGGAAGGCGAAAAACAGTTAAAGCCTGACGCAGTGTTGCTGGCACTGGGCGGCGGCAGTTGGGCCCGTCTGGGCTCGGACGGCGCGTGGATGCCATTGCTGGCCGAGCGTGGCGTCGAACTGGCGCCGTTGCAGCCGAGCAATTGCGGGTTTGATGTGGCGGGCTGGAGCGAGGTGCTGCGCAGCAAGTTTGCCGGCGCGCCCCTCAAGAACATCGCCATTGCCCTGGAGCACAGCACGCCGCGCTTGGGCGAGTGCGTGATTACCGCCAGCGGGATTGAAGGGAGTTTGATTTACGCCTGGTCGGCGCCGATTCGTGAAGCGATCAATCAACAGGGTGAAGCGACGATCTTGATCGATCTGCTGCCAAACAAGCCTGTGGATAAAGTTCAGGCCGCACTGGCCAAGCCGCGTGGCTCGCGCTCGATGAGCAAGCATTTGCACAGCCAGTTGGGGCTTGATGGCGTGAAAGCCGCTTTATTGCGCGAGTTGGCGCCAGCCGAACACTTCAACGACCCGGCGCAATTGGCCAAGGCCATCAAGGCGCTGGCACTGAAGCTGATCAAGGCCCGCCCGCTGGACGAGGCCATCAGCAGCGCCGGTGGGGTGAAGTTTGAGGCTGTGGATGAAAACCTGATGCTTAAAGCTTTGCCGGGGGTGTTCTGTGCGGGCGAAATGCTTGATTGGGAAGCCCCCACCGGCGGCTACTTGCTCACAGGCTGTTTTGCCAGTGGCCGCGCCGCAGGGTTGGGGGTTTTAAGCTGGCTGAAAGCGCAGCACTGA